From Catenulispora sp. EB89, one genomic window encodes:
- a CDS encoding ferric reductase-like transmembrane domain-containing protein, which yields MILASTVVSSNSWLWYATRATGVIALILLTGSVVLGIVVRVRAASQRWPRLVTLGVHRNLSLLVLAFLGLHILTAVVDSYAPVGWLSVVVPFASSYRPLWLGFGTVAFDLLIAVTVTSLLRTRISARLWRLVHWTAYACWPSAVIHSLGTGSDTKQPFTLGVTIACVVAVIAAGVWRLASGWPEHATARLAAGATGAALVIGVAVWTILGPLRPGWAARSGTPAVLLARVQAPADDASAQTSSQLPALPFTTAITGTSTTASADSGTTTVTLSGQGSDSVAFQLAISGPAASGGGVQMTSSQVSFGPASNTRQYTGHVASLNGSAIVATVTDSSGSTVTLSFNVSLSGSALSGSLTASLA from the coding sequence ATGATTCTCGCCTCCACCGTCGTCTCCTCGAACAGCTGGCTCTGGTACGCGACCCGGGCCACCGGTGTCATAGCCCTGATCCTCCTCACCGGCAGCGTGGTCCTCGGTATCGTCGTCCGGGTCCGCGCGGCCTCGCAGCGGTGGCCGAGGCTGGTCACGCTCGGCGTCCACCGCAACCTGTCGCTGCTGGTCCTGGCATTCCTCGGGCTGCACATCCTCACCGCGGTCGTCGACAGCTACGCGCCGGTCGGGTGGCTGTCGGTCGTCGTCCCGTTCGCCTCGTCGTACCGGCCGCTGTGGCTCGGCTTCGGGACCGTCGCGTTCGACCTGCTGATCGCGGTGACGGTCACCAGCCTGCTGCGCACGCGAATCAGTGCCCGGTTATGGCGGCTGGTGCACTGGACCGCCTACGCGTGCTGGCCGTCGGCCGTCATCCACAGCCTGGGGACGGGATCGGACACGAAGCAGCCGTTCACCCTCGGCGTGACCATTGCCTGCGTAGTGGCAGTGATTGCCGCAGGTGTTTGGCGGCTGGCGTCCGGCTGGCCCGAGCACGCCACTGCCCGGCTGGCCGCCGGTGCGACCGGGGCGGCGCTGGTGATCGGCGTCGCCGTCTGGACGATCCTGGGTCCGCTGCGCCCCGGCTGGGCCGCGCGATCCGGTACTCCGGCCGTGCTTCTGGCCCGGGTGCAGGCGCCCGCCGACGACGCGTCGGCGCAGACATCCTCTCAGCTCCCTGCTTTGCCCTTCACGACCGCCATCACCGGAACCTCCACCACCGCCTCCGCGGATTCCGGCACGACGACCGTCACGCTCAGCGGCCAGGGCTCTGATTCGGTCGCGTTCCAGCTCGCCATCAGCGGTCCGGCAGCCTCCGGGGGAGGAGTGCAGATGACCAGCAGCCAGGTCTCCTTCGGCCCCGCGTCGAACACGCGCCAGTACACCGGACATGTGGCGTCGCTGAACGGGAGCGCCATCGTGGCGACCGTGACGGACAGCTCCGGTTCCACCGTCACACTCAGCTTCAACGTCTCCCTGTCCGGCTCCGCGCTCAGCGGCTCGCTGACAGCGAGCTTGGCGTGA
- a CDS encoding NADH-ubiquinone oxidoreductase-F iron-sulfur binding region domain-containing protein: protein MSTAQRVTRVTRLTATGAGYADLAAHVRCHGPLPAVDAAHIIDVVERSGLTGRGGAAFPTGRKLRTVAGNARRSGAILIANGCEGEPASGKDHSLLMNAPHLVLDGIVLGARAVGAEHAYLCVHEGQDDVLSTLRRAQSERRAAALPDVDITVVEVPNRYVASEESSLVHLLNGGPALPLSTPPRPFERGVRGRPTLVDNVETLAHLALASRHGADWFRQAGTPDAPGTALVTIGGAVAAPGVYEVELGLSGADLLAVAGGPFEPLGAVLAGGYFGAWLRADRFATAPITPLGLQGAGAAMGAGIFLALPAASCGLAETARVARYLADQSAGQCGPCLNGLPALADALAALALRGGGKASGTITSLSPYVAGRGACRHPDGAVRLINSALTTFADDARSHAQRGPCQGLRRTPILPIPVKV, encoded by the coding sequence GTGAGCACCGCACAGCGCGTCACGCGCGTCACACGCCTCACGGCGACCGGCGCCGGCTACGCCGACCTGGCGGCGCACGTCCGGTGCCACGGCCCGCTCCCCGCCGTCGACGCCGCGCACATCATCGACGTCGTCGAGCGCTCGGGCCTCACCGGACGCGGCGGCGCGGCGTTCCCGACCGGCCGGAAGCTGCGGACCGTGGCCGGGAACGCGCGGCGGTCGGGAGCGATCCTGATCGCGAACGGGTGCGAAGGCGAGCCGGCGAGCGGCAAGGATCACAGCCTGCTGATGAACGCGCCGCACCTGGTCCTCGACGGCATCGTGCTCGGCGCGCGAGCGGTCGGTGCTGAGCATGCGTATCTGTGTGTCCACGAGGGCCAGGACGACGTTCTCAGCACCTTGCGACGCGCGCAGTCCGAACGTCGAGCGGCAGCGCTGCCGGACGTGGACATCACGGTCGTCGAGGTCCCGAACCGGTACGTCGCCAGCGAAGAGAGCTCGCTCGTTCACCTGCTCAACGGCGGCCCGGCATTGCCGCTGTCCACACCGCCGCGTCCTTTCGAGCGCGGGGTACGAGGGCGACCGACCTTGGTCGACAACGTCGAGACCCTGGCCCACCTCGCCTTGGCCTCCCGGCACGGCGCGGACTGGTTCCGCCAGGCCGGTACGCCGGACGCCCCGGGAACCGCGCTGGTCACTATCGGCGGAGCCGTCGCGGCACCTGGCGTGTACGAGGTCGAACTCGGTCTCTCCGGCGCCGACCTGCTGGCGGTCGCCGGCGGGCCCTTTGAACCGCTGGGCGCGGTCCTCGCCGGCGGCTACTTCGGTGCTTGGCTGCGTGCCGATCGCTTTGCCACGGCGCCGATCACGCCGCTCGGACTGCAAGGCGCCGGTGCCGCGATGGGCGCCGGGATCTTCCTCGCGCTGCCGGCGGCGTCGTGCGGTCTGGCGGAGACCGCGAGGGTGGCCAGGTACCTGGCGGACCAGAGCGCCGGCCAGTGCGGGCCGTGCCTCAACGGCCTTCCCGCACTGGCTGACGCCCTGGCCGCGCTCGCGCTTCGCGGCGGCGGCAAGGCCTCAGGGACCATCACTTCCCTGTCGCCCTACGTCGCCGGCCGCGGCGCGTGCCGTCATCCCGATGGCGCGGTCAGACTGATCAACAGTGCCCTGACGACGTTCGCGGACGACGCGCGTTCCCATGCCCAGCGCGGACCGTGCCAAGGCCTGCGCCGTACGCCGATCCTCCCGATCCCGGTGAAGGTGTGA
- a CDS encoding ferredoxin, whose product MLRRHHDRTLRVDPITCEGHALCIEAFPEMITADPWNYPVLNPHPIPDHLLRHAEHAVKVCPVLALRIVTSSRDSA is encoded by the coding sequence ATGCTCAGACGCCACCATGACCGCACCCTGCGCGTGGACCCGATCACGTGCGAGGGCCACGCCCTGTGCATCGAAGCCTTCCCCGAGATGATCACGGCCGATCCGTGGAACTATCCCGTTCTCAATCCCCATCCCATTCCGGACCATCTGCTCCGGCACGCCGAGCACGCGGTGAAGGTGTGTCCGGTGCTGGCGCTGCGGATCGTGACGAGCTCGCGAGACTCCGCGTAG